GCGGTGGTCAAGGCCGATGCCTACGGGCACGGCGCGGTGGCGTGCGCGCGCGCGCTGGACGCCGAAGCGGACGGCTTCGCGGTGGCCTGCATCGAGGAGGCGCTGGAGCTGCGCCAGGCCGGCATCGCCGCGCCGATCCTGCTGCTGGAAGGCTTCTTCGATGCCGACGAATTGCCGCTGATCGCCGAGCACCGCTTGTGGTGCGCGGTGGCCTCGCCGTGGCAGGTGGAGGCGATCGCCGCCTATGCCGCGCCGCAGCCGCTGTGCCTGTGGCTGAAGCTGGACAGCGGCATGCACCGGCTGGGCCTGGCGCCGGACGCGTTCCGCGCCGCGCACGCGCGGCTGAGCGCGCTGCCGCAGGTGGAGCGGTTGGTGCTGATGAGCCATTTCGCGCGCGCCGACGAGCTGGACAGCGCACGTACGCTGGAGCAGGCCGAGGTGTTCCGCCAGGCCACCGCCGGCCTGGCCGGCGAGACCAGCCTGTGCAATTCGCCGGCGCTGCTGGGCTGGCCGCAGCTGCGCAACGACTGGGCGCGCCCAGGGTTGATGCTGTACGGCGCCGACCCGTTCGCCGCCAACGCCGAGCTGCCGGGCGAGCTGCGTCCGGTGATGACTTTGCGCTCCAAGGTGATCGCGGTGCGCGAGCTGGCCGCTGGCGAGCCGGTCGGCTACGGCGCGCGCTTCGTCGCGCCGCGGCCGACCCGGGTCGGCGTGGTCGCGATCGGCTATGCCGACGGCTATCCGCAGTTCGCGCCGAACGGCACCCCGGTGCTGATCGACGGGGTGCCCGGCGAGCTGATCGGGCGGGTGTCGATGGACATGCTGACGGTGGACCTGACCGAGCACCCGCAGGCCGGGCTCGGCAGCGACGTGCAGCTATGGGGCGCGCAGCCGCGCATCGACACCCTGGCCGCGCGCTGCGGCTCCAGCGCCTACCGCCTGCTGTGCGGACTCAAGCGCGCGCCGCGGCAGTACCTGGGCGGCTGAAGGCTGTGGCCGGCCGGGCGCTTCGCACGCGCTCCCGCTTGGCGCAGCGCAGTGCCTGGTCCGCGCCTCGCTTTTGCAGGAGCGGCGTCAGCCGCGACAAACGGAGCGATACACCTTGCGGCTTCGGATACCGTCGGGCCTGAAGCCGCTCCTGCAGAGCCGCAGCATGCTGGCCGCAACCGACTGTGGGAGCGACTTCAGTCGCGACGAGCGCAGCGATGGGTGTGCCGCGTCCGGACCACGTCGGGACTGAAGTCCCTCCCACAGGGGCGCCTCCAACCTAGCGCTCTGCTCTGTTGTAGATACCGTCTTCCCGTCTAACAGGCAATGGCCTTTTGAGGATCGAAGGGCGTGTTTGATTTGAGGACGCCGTAGGCAAGATGCAGCAACTTGCGCATGGCGGCGCAGACGATTTGCTTGCCGGCTTTGCCGCGTTCGCGCAGGCGCTGCTTCAGCGCACGGACGACCGGATTGTGGGTCATGGCGACCAGGGCCGGCATGTACAGGCCCGCGCGCAGCCGCGGGGAGCCGGTGCGGGAGATGCAGACCTGGCCCTGGCGCTTGCCGGACTCCTGCAGCCGGGGGTTGAGCCCGGCAAAGGCGGTCACCGCCGAGGCGTGGGCGAAGCGCTCCACATTGCCAAGTTCGGCCAGCATCAACGCCGCGCTGGTGTCGGCGATCCCATCGATGCTCACCAGCAGGTCGCGCTGCCCGCGCAAGGTCGGGTCCTGGTCGATCTGGTCGTCGATGGCCCGTTCAATCTGCGCGATGCGCGCCTGCAACTGGCCGATGTTCTCCAGGAGCGAGTCGCGCACCACCGGCGCGGCCACGTCCAGGCGGTTGCGCTCCATCTGCAGCATTTGCAGCAGGTCGTCCCGGCGCCGCACCAGCGCCTTGAGCTGCTTGAGCGCCGGCGGGTCGGGCTGCCAGGGCCGCAGCTGCGCCGCATGGCGCTGGCCGTAGCTGGCGATCAGCTTGGCATCGCTGCGGTCGGTCTTGACCCGGGTCAGCTGGCTGCGTGCATACAGCGCCATCTGCGCTGGGTTGAGTACGCACACGCGGTAGCCCAACCCATGCACGAACTCGGCTAGCGCCTCGTGGTAGGTGCCGGTGGCTTCCATCACGATCCAGCTGTCCGCCTGCGCGTGCGTCTGCAGCCACGCGTGCAGGGCCTGGAAGCCCTTCGGATCGTTGGGAAGCTTGGCCTTGGTGCGGTACTTGCCGTTGGCCAGGTCGATGGCCAGATCGAAACTGCGCTTGGCGACGTCAATGCCGACGACTGGGGACATAAGGACTCCTCCATCGGATGGGTGATCACGATCATCGCTGCGCCCGGTCCTGCCTTGTGGATGCGAGTTCACGCCAGCGGCGGACTCTGGATACCGTGCGGACACCACAGGGCCAGCAGATGGAGGGCGGGAGCCGATCTACAGCACAAGCTCGAAGCTTCAGGAGCGACTGGACTTCCCGCACCTCCCCCGATGATCAGTCGGAAGACATAACGCCTTCAGGGGCGCCATGTCCAGATACAAGGAGCGGCTTCAGCCGCGACGAACGCAGCGGCAGAATTTCCGGCTTCGGAAACCATGGGGGCTGGAGCCCTCTTGCAGACACCCAGCCCACTCGACGCACGTTCCTGCAGGAGCGACTTCAGCCGCGACAAACACCAACGCGCGAAGCCGCCACGCGCTCCTCAGCGCTCAGCCATCGCCGCGTCGTCGCGGAACTCGCGGCGCAGCCAGTCGTCGAGCATCCGCTTCTCGTAACGCAGCGGGTCGGTGCTCATGCCGATCGAGCTGTTGAACAGATAGCTGGTGTCGAGCAGCTTGCGCTCGCCCTGCTCCAGCACCTGGCCATCGGCGCCGCGCAGGGTGAACGTCAGACTGATGCGCGGCGGGTAGATGTCGCGCATCACCCGCACGTCGTTCCACTGCACGCCATGCCAGGGCTCGTAGTCGCCGGCGCGCTTGATGTCGGTCAGTTCGACGTCCAGGCGCTGGCCGGGCGCCAACTGCTTGCCCGCGCGCTCCTGCAGGTACTCGGCCAGGTCGCGTACCCAGTCGCCGCGCTGCGCTTCCCAGCGGTTGCGGCTGTGGCGCAGTTCGGTGAACGTGGTCGGGTCGGCCCAGCGCACCTGCACCGGGCCATCGCCCTCGATGGCGCGCGGGGCCTGCGGATCGGTGACGTTGCGGGTCTCGGCGGAGGCTCCGCCCGCCAACAGGCAGGCCAGGGCCAGCGCCGTCCAGGCGTATCGGATCTTCATGACGGATCTCCACGAGGGGTGCAGGTCAAGTGTGTGCCTGTGCGTGCGCCGCCGCAATCTGGACAAAGCCTGCCGTCGCCGGCGTTGGCAACCGATTCATGTCGCCGGGCCATGTGACGTGCGGTTCACGCTGCGTCGCCGCGTACTTCACGGCGCGCGCGCGACGATGACGGCCACAGACACGTTGATCCGGGGATCGCATGAAGATGCCGCTGTTCCACCATGCGCACGCCGCGGGCGATGTGCGCCTGCAGTTCATCGACTGGGCCAAGCGCAACGGGCATAGCCCGGCCAGCGGCGCGGCCAGCTTCGTCGAGCAGCAGGCGAACCTGGACGAGGCGGCGCGGCAGCTGCGGCTGGCGCCGGGCGAGGACGTGCGCCAGGAACTGCGCCGTTATCTGGCTTCGCTCGGCGAGCAGCAGGACGTGGCGGTGCAGTTCCCGCCGATCTATGCCTTCCGCAGCCCGCAGGGCCAGAACTTCCGCTATTCGCTGACCCTGGTGCTGGCCGAGAGCGGGGTCGAGTGGAAGGCGCGGGTCTGGACCGGCCTGGAGTACCTGGGCCTGATCGTCGGCCGCGGTGCCGGTCCGCGCGCCAACTACACGCGCCTGGCGCGGATGGCGGTGGAGCACGAGCTGAGCAGCGACAGCCCCCGCTTCACGCTGGGCTAGAGGAGACCGCGCATGTCTTACGCAATCGCACCGGAAGATATGGCCGCGCCGGAGCAGTGCCGCCAGCAATGCCGGCAACTGGGCGTGGCCCGGGTCCAGCAGATCCTGGACCAGTCGCCGCCGCCGTCCTGGCGCGAGGAGGCCGAGCGCTGGCTGGAAGAGCAGGCGTTGCGCAGCGCGCGGATGACGCAATGGGGCGTCATCGCCGGCATCGCGCTGTCGTTGCTCGGGATCGTGCTGGTCGTCGCATTCCTGTGGTGAGCCGCGGGGTCGTGCCGGCGGGGTTCCGGCTTGACGGCAGCGGAACGGCTTAACAAGATGCGGGCTGCGCGCGCCCGCTCCGGCCCTGAGGGTCTTCACGCCGTGGACGCGAGCGCCGCTTCGCTTCTTCCGTCGCCGCCGTTTCCAGAGCACACCACGCCATGCAAGTCAGCACCGAATCGTCCCTCTCGTCGCTCGCGCAGGTGTCGGACCTGCACTATCGCGAGATCTTCGACAAGATCGATTCGGGGTTCTGCGTGGTGCAGGTGCTGTTCGAGGGCGATCTGGCGGTGGACTACGTGTTCCTGGAGGTCAACGCGGCATTCGAGCGCGAGACCGGCATGCGCGACGTGATCGGCCGGCGCATGCGCGAGCTGTCGCCGACCCACGAGGAACACTGGTTCCGGCTGTACGGCGAGGTGGCGCGCACCGGTTGTTCGGCCAAGTTCGAGAACTATGCCTCGGCCCTGGCCCGTTGGTGGACGGTCGACGCGTTCCGGGTCGGTGCGCCGGAGCGCCACCAGGTGGCCATTCAGTTCCTCGACATCACCGAACGCAAGCGCGTGGAGCGCGACCTGGCCGAAAGCGAGGCGCGCTTCAGCGCGCTCGCCGAGGGCCTGCCGATGCCGGTCTGGGTGCTGGACGCCACCGGCCAGCTACGCTTCACCAATACCGCCTACGCCGAGTTCTTCGGCATCAATCCGGAGTCGGACGACGCGCGTCCCGGCTGGGGCGACGTGCTGCACCCGGAAGACGCCGGCGTGTTCGCCTTCGAGCTGCGCAGTGCGCTCGAGGAACAGCGCAACCTGCGCGCGCTGGTACGTGCGCGCCGCCACGACGGCGCCTGGCGCTGGGTCGAGATGACCGCGATGCCGCGCTATTCGTCCGAGGGCGAGTTCATCGGCCTGGCCGGCAGCAGCCCGGACGTCACCGAGCGCCGCGACATCGAACTGGCTCGCGAGCAGTTGCTGGAATCGGAGCGCAGCGCGCGCAACGCCGCCGAGAGCATGGCGCGGCTGAAGGACGAATTCCTGGCCACGCTGTCGCACGAGTTGCGCACCCCGCTGACCACCATCCTGGGCTGGAGCGACCTGCTGCTGCAGCGGCTGCCGCCGGGCGATCCGAGCAACAAGGGCCTGTCGGTGATCGCCAGCAGCGCGCGCGCGCAGCAGCGGCTGATCTCGGACATGCTCGACCTGAGCAGCATGCTGCTGGGCAAGGTGCAGCTGGAAGTGGAAGCGCTGGACCTGGTCGAACAGGTGCGCGAGGCGCTGCGTGCGCAGGAACCGGTGGCCGAGGGCAAGGACCAGGCCCTGACCCTGCGCGAGCCGGCGCAGCCGTGCCTGGTGCTGGGCGACGCCACGCGCCTGCAGCAGGTGTTCTGGAACCTGCTGTCCAACGCGGTCAAGTTCACCCCGGCGCATGGCCACATCGAACTGGCGATCGACATCGACGCCGACGGCGAGCATGTGACCGTGGCGGTGCGCGATTCCGGCGACGGCATTCCGCCGGAATTCCTGCCGCACCTGTTCGGCCGCTTCCGCCAGGCCGACGCCACCACCACGCGCCTGCATGGCGGCCTGGGCCTGGGCCTGGCGATCGTGCAGCAGTTGGTGGAAATGCACGGCGGCCAGGTCAGCGCCGCCAGCGAAGGCCGCGGCTGCGGCTCGGTGTTCACCGTGCGCCTGCCGCTGCACCGCAACGCGCCGGGCAAGCGGCCGCTGCGCGAGGTGCGCGCCTTCGCGATGGCCGAGCAGGTGGTGGAGGCCTACGCGCTGAAGGGCATGCGCCTGCTGGCGGTGGAGGACCAGCCGGACATGCTCGACTACCTGCGGCGCCTGCTCGAGGAGCAGGGGGCGGAGGTGGTCACCGCCGGGTCCGCCAGCGAGGCGCTAGCGGTGCTGGACGACGGCGGCCACGACCGCATCGACGTGATGGTCACCGACATCGGCATGCCCGGCATGGACGGCTACGGCCTGATCCGCACGATCCGCGACAACATGGGCCTGGAGGCGGCCGAACTGCCGGCCGTGGCGGTGACCGCGCTGGCGCGCGCCGACGATCGCCAGCGCGCGCTGCAATCCGGCTTCCAGGAGCATCTGGCCAAGCCCTACAGCGTGGCGCAGCTGGTCTCGGCGGTGCGCTTCGCCCGGCAACGCTGAGCGGCGGCCTTGTCCGCCGGCTCACGCCTGCGGCGCTAGGGTAGGGCGTCCCCTGCAGAGAGCACGCCGATGACCAAGTATGCCAAGCGCGTCCACACCGACCAGGCGCAGATCCAGGCGCTGGAGGAACTGATCCTGCAGTTGCCGGAGCAGTCCAACGTGCGCATCGAACTCACCGACGGCAGCGCGTTCCTGGGCACCGTCACGATCCGCCCGAGCATCCAGCAGTTCCGCGACGAGAACGAGCGCGAAGGCAGCAACGCGCAGGTGCGGATCGACGGCCTCGACGATCCTGCCGAACACCACTACATCTGGCTGGACGAGATCCGCAGCGTGCGCCAGCTCCCGGCCCGGCCCTGGGACAACGACCCGCGCGGCGACGAGACGTCTTGACGCGTCTTTCACTTTTGCCGCGGCGTGGCTGTGCATCATCGGAACCCCCCGAGCCTGGATGCCCACGAAGAATGACCACGCCCTCGCCAATTCGTGCCCGCTGGGCCTTCTGCGTGCTCAGCGCCGCCCTGCTCGCCGCCTGCGGCGATACCGCCAAGCACTCCATCGAGGAGGGGATGGGCCCGGATCCGGTGTTGCCCGACCCGGTGAAGCGCATGATCCCCACGGTGAAGGTCGCCGAGGTCAAGCGCTGGGCCGATGGCGCCGCGCCGGTGCCGGCCGCCGGCCTGGCGGTGCAGGCCTTCGCCCGCGACCTGGACCACCCGCGCTGGCTGTACGTGCTGCCCAACGGCGACGTGCTGGTGGCCGAGACCGCTGCGCCGCCGGCGCCGGAGAAGGAAAGCAGCGGCCTGCGCGACAAGATCCAGGGCGCGATGATGGCCAAGGCCGGCTCGACCGTGCCCAGCGCCAACCGCATCACCTTGCTGCGCGATGCCGACGGCGATGGCGTGGCGGAGGTGCGCACGCAGTTCCTCAAGGGCCTGTATTCGCCGTTCGGCATGGCCGTGGTCGGCGACCGCCTGTATGTCGCCAACGCCGATGCGCTGGTCAGCTTCCCGTACAAAGACGGCGACACCCAGATCAGCGCCGCGCCCAGTTTCGTCGCCAACCTGCCCGGCGGCATCAACCATCACTGGACCAAGAGCCTGCTGGCCAGCCGCGACGGCAAGAAGCTCTACGTGGGCGTCGGCTCCAACAGCAACGTCGCCGAAAACGGCATGGACGCCGAACTCAATCGCGCCGCGATCCTGGAAGTGGACGCGCAGAGCGGCGCCACCCGGGTGTTCGCCAGCGGCCTGCGCAATCCGGTCG
This sequence is a window from Xanthomonas sp. CFBP 8443. Protein-coding genes within it:
- the alr gene encoding alanine racemase; translated protein: MRPARALIDLHALRHNYRLARHLGGGKALAVVKADAYGHGAVACARALDAEADGFAVACIEEALELRQAGIAAPILLLEGFFDADELPLIAEHRLWCAVASPWQVEAIAAYAAPQPLCLWLKLDSGMHRLGLAPDAFRAAHARLSALPQVERLVLMSHFARADELDSARTLEQAEVFRQATAGLAGETSLCNSPALLGWPQLRNDWARPGLMLYGADPFAANAELPGELRPVMTLRSKVIAVRELAAGEPVGYGARFVAPRPTRVGVVAIGYADGYPQFAPNGTPVLIDGVPGELIGRVSMDMLTVDLTEHPQAGLGSDVQLWGAQPRIDTLAARCGSSAYRLLCGLKRAPRQYLGG
- a CDS encoding DUF3016 domain-containing protein; amino-acid sequence: MKIRYAWTALALACLLAGGASAETRNVTDPQAPRAIEGDGPVQVRWADPTTFTELRHSRNRWEAQRGDWVRDLAEYLQERAGKQLAPGQRLDVELTDIKRAGDYEPWHGVQWNDVRVMRDIYPPRISLTFTLRGADGQVLEQGERKLLDTSYLFNSSIGMSTDPLRYEKRMLDDWLRREFRDDAAMAER
- a CDS encoding DUF3247 family protein is translated as MTKYAKRVHTDQAQIQALEELILQLPEQSNVRIELTDGSAFLGTVTIRPSIQQFRDENEREGSNAQVRIDGLDDPAEHHYIWLDEIRSVRQLPARPWDNDPRGDETS
- a CDS encoding sorbosone dehydrogenase family protein — encoded protein: MTTPSPIRARWAFCVLSAALLAACGDTAKHSIEEGMGPDPVLPDPVKRMIPTVKVAEVKRWADGAAPVPAAGLAVQAFARDLDHPRWLYVLPNGDVLVAETAAPPAPEKESSGLRDKIQGAMMAKAGSTVPSANRITLLRDADGDGVAEVRTQFLKGLYSPFGMAVVGDRLYVANADALVSFPYKDGDTQISAAPSFVANLPGGINHHWTKSLLASRDGKKLYVGVGSNSNVAENGMDAELNRAAILEVDAQSGATRVFASGLRNPVGLAWQPGADTLWVVVNERDEIGSDLVPDYLTSVREGGFYGWPYSYYGQHVDERVQPQNAEMVASAIKPDYALGAHTASLGLTFYEGALLPQAYRGGAFIGQHGSWNRDPPSGYKVVYVPFVDGKPSGKAQDVLTGFLDAEGKAQGRPVGVAVDKPGALLVADDVGNVIWRVAPKIGK
- a CDS encoding transposase; the protein is MSPVVGIDVAKRSFDLAIDLANGKYRTKAKLPNDPKGFQALHAWLQTHAQADSWIVMEATGTYHEALAEFVHGLGYRVCVLNPAQMALYARSQLTRVKTDRSDAKLIASYGQRHAAQLRPWQPDPPALKQLKALVRRRDDLLQMLQMERNRLDVAAPVVRDSLLENIGQLQARIAQIERAIDDQIDQDPTLRGQRDLLVSIDGIADTSAALMLAELGNVERFAHASAVTAFAGLNPRLQESGKRQGQVCISRTGSPRLRAGLYMPALVAMTHNPVVRALKQRLRERGKAGKQIVCAAMRKLLHLAYGVLKSNTPFDPQKAIAC
- a CDS encoding ATP-binding protein, with product MQVSTESSLSSLAQVSDLHYREIFDKIDSGFCVVQVLFEGDLAVDYVFLEVNAAFERETGMRDVIGRRMRELSPTHEEHWFRLYGEVARTGCSAKFENYASALARWWTVDAFRVGAPERHQVAIQFLDITERKRVERDLAESEARFSALAEGLPMPVWVLDATGQLRFTNTAYAEFFGINPESDDARPGWGDVLHPEDAGVFAFELRSALEEQRNLRALVRARRHDGAWRWVEMTAMPRYSSEGEFIGLAGSSPDVTERRDIELAREQLLESERSARNAAESMARLKDEFLATLSHELRTPLTTILGWSDLLLQRLPPGDPSNKGLSVIASSARAQQRLISDMLDLSSMLLGKVQLEVEALDLVEQVREALRAQEPVAEGKDQALTLREPAQPCLVLGDATRLQQVFWNLLSNAVKFTPAHGHIELAIDIDADGEHVTVAVRDSGDGIPPEFLPHLFGRFRQADATTTRLHGGLGLGLAIVQQLVEMHGGQVSAASEGRGCGSVFTVRLPLHRNAPGKRPLREVRAFAMAEQVVEAYALKGMRLLAVEDQPDMLDYLRRLLEEQGAEVVTAGSASEALAVLDDGGHDRIDVMVTDIGMPGMDGYGLIRTIRDNMGLEAAELPAVAVTALARADDRQRALQSGFQEHLAKPYSVAQLVSAVRFARQR